Below is a genomic region from Caretta caretta isolate rCarCar2 chromosome 18, rCarCar1.hap1, whole genome shotgun sequence.
GGGCGCGCGTTCCAGGAGTAAGCGAACGAGGAGACCGAAGAAGAGACAGACGCACACAGTGAGATGCTGGGGACAGCATCCCATCAGGGAGCGGCCCTTAGATCGGCCTTAaccctttgtgtgtgtggggaggggggggggagacacagtcTCTTTCCTCTGCGGATTCTCACCACAACGACAGGTTAACCCTCTCTGTGACCGACACGTTTTTATCCGAAGTCTAAGCCGCAGGGAGAAGGGAAAAGCGCGGAGTTAGGCGGCTAAGCCCACTCACCAGCCGCTCAGTGGAAATGAGTGCGAGGAAGGGTTCTCCGCGGCAGGTCCAATGCCGCTGCTGGAAGGGAGCTGAAGACTTATTAACTTTCCAAAGTCCCTTCGAGAGTAGATCGCGGTAGGAGGGATGGGTTGGTGGCTGGAGGAGAGAGATGGGGATCCCTTTCTCAGGCTAAACACCTCCGGGTTTGAGGCATGAGCTGTTATGAAATACACCCCCAAATGCACAGGAAGACACCGACCGGGGTATCTCCATGTCCCGGTGGAAGCGGTGCAGAGAAGCCAGCAGCCGCAGGGGCGCGAACAATAACCAGCTCTAGCGGCCCGGAGCTCTCCAGCGGGACATCGGTGGGAACAAGGGGCGAGCGCACCGGGCTGGAGAAGGTGGCTTTGAGGACCCTTCCCCCTGGCACCGGAGCCTCGCTGGGGCCAGTGGCCACCGGCTTCCAGCGCAGTCTGGTTCCGCTAGTACCCAgggagccagggctttgtctcgCCCGGCTTCCGGATAAGGCGGGCACCCCGTGCCCAGGTAACAGGGAAACCTAGCAGACGGCTGGAGCGCTGGCTTCCCAACTCAGGGCTGGAGGCAGCGGCGACCCAGGTGTTGCCAGATGGGCAGGGTTTGGGAAATCAGCCTCCCCCACACCTCTGTGGCTGGGGCTAAGTCGGGACACCCGGCTTCTGGCCTTGCTACGACTGCAGGCagttatgtgcctcagtttcccggaCTGTTTAAAGGGCAAATAATTAGAACCCTGTCAATACCCACAAAGGTTTCTTTCAAGAATCAGGGGGATTAATGTGGCCGCTCCTTGGGAACAGCCTTGCCCAGGGGTCCGGAGCGTCAGTGGGGAGCAACCGCTGAGATTCTTCTGGGGGTAAAGAAACCGAGCTGGGTTACTCCAGATCAaggctggtgtaactgagatcagaatctggccctaggcTATTTGAAAGCAGGCAATGTGGGTTGTTTCATGTCTCCATGGTCCAAGTAGCTTTTCCAGCCATTTGGGGCTACAGCCCCCACCCACTGCTGCCTTCTTCCTTCACCCTTAATCCTGGCCTCCTGGAAATGGTTGGCTAGAGAAGTCTCAGCATGAAGTTTCCCCATGTTAATAATACTTCTCAGCACTGTGTATTCCTCCATAGCCCTTCCCAAGTAGGTGCTGGGACTGCCAGGCAATGGAGAcagtaacccggggggggggggggggatttataGCTAGCTGATCAAGTGCTGTACAGGTGCTGAGAGCCCTCAGGCCAGGAGCCTCTGGTTAGGGAGAGGGAACCAAGGGAACTGGGATCCTGGCTCTATccctctcttccacctccccTGTCTCTGATGAGACCCCGGCTTTCTGACCACTGAGCAGAGAACCAGAGGCATATTAGggatttgtggggccctgggccagagcaaatggggagcccctccccacccctttcacTTGCAGTCCCGTACTCCCCCCGCCGTGTTCTTGCTGAGGAAATGGGGTCAGGGtacaggggcaggagcaggagcagcgctGGGTGGGTGGAAcggattggggcacagggttgcccatttttccagggctcCCCAGTTGGCCAGAGCCCCTGGGCttgggccccattggcccagtggctaatctgccacttcAATGAACCATCCAGGGCTCCATGCCAGAGTCTCTGTGCTAGCCTTCCCTTCTGTGtatgctgtccccctcccctctgctcgcTCACAGGCCAAGAGATGTGAaccagggaagaggaggaggccaACTGGGGCTGGCAAATGTCCTCACCTTTCTGCCTCAACCCACCCCCATCATGATGACCCCAGTGACTCCCATTCAGCACTATGAAATTGGCCAGTCTGAGGTGATTAGCACTGCAGGATGGCCTCGTGTCCTAAGGGTTAGAGCTGGGGTCTGTGATGAGGAATGGAGAGCATTAGGCCAGTACCTGCAGAGGGACTTAAGGAGATGGCATCATCTCTCTTGTGCTTTCCACTTGCAGGAGCAGACCAAGGCCCGGAAGGACATGATCCTGAAGATGCTGGTGGGTCTCCTGGATGGGATGGACACGGGGCGTGAGGcagcttccactgactttgaAGAGCCCCTGGAGAGCAAATTGGAAGAGGAGCGGCTGGCTTTGGGGCGGCTATCACAGCGAGACCGCAAAGCCCCCTGTAAAAACTTCTTCTGGAAAACCTTCACTTCCTGCTAACCCCCAAGGCCCACTATTAGCCCTGGATTCAGGCCCCCTCAGATTTTCCCTGGCCCCTTTAGAACACAAGAACTGTACTTGCATTGTAAATAACATCACATGTCAATGGTTTCTGTTTTCCTCAAATGATTTGAGCTCTGTTTGTTTATTACTCCATTCACAAATAAAGCATGGCTGAGAGGCACCTTGGGAACATGTGTCTGCTTCTTTGTGCCTGCTGCAGCTAAATGCACACACGCACATCTGGACCTTCTGACACACTCGGTGGGTGGTGAGCAAAGGTAAAGGGCTGGCCCAAAAGGTGTTGGGGGAAAAGGAAATGCTGACTAATATACACAGGCTAGCATACACATATATTATGCTGATAATACTACCCACAATACATATTTCAAGCATTTAAGTATACATTTTATTAAGCATTAATATAGCAATTATCTAGCCCATATTGGCCTATACTTTTGTTATAATCCTGTTGACTtgtgctaagtatcccataacaccttgcATTAGCAGAAGAAAATTTTGGCTTAATTAGATAGGAAAACTGGCAGTATCAGGAGATATAAATGTTTTCTAACAGCAACAGAAAGGGGTTTACCCTCCTCACAAACCTATTTACCCTGGTACAAGCCCAGGGGATGGCTCCATGACCTTTGGTACCTGGAGTGCTCAAAACAAAGATAAGGTTGCATCATGACCTGGGTTCAGCACAGAAGATAAAGGGGCGCATCAGGGTACCAGCAACTAACAAGGTAAAAACCTGATGTCTTGAATCCAGTTTCAGGCGCCATATATAGTATCTTTTACTGATACAAAAAGGGATGTAACTTCAGAGAGCATGCCTTCTGTGTCAGGTGAATGTCACAGGACGGCTCTTTGGAGACGAGGATCGTATAGTGCATCATAGTAATAAACCAGACTGACGCTGGTTAGTTGAtctcttgagtatatttcataacaaaccaAGTGTGCTCAAGCAACTGACTATACAGTTTATCAACTGGCATAAAAGAGAACAGGTGTCTCACACATGAGGAAGCCCAGAGCTCAGCCTGCTGGAGCCTTGGCTGGGGGGAAAGTTCATACCACTGGAGGCCAGTTCAGGCAAGACAGTGTGCTGAGGCATAATGGTCTAGGGAAATCCCCTCTATACTCCTAACCATGATTTTGGAGCAACCAGAGACAGGCTTCTCCCCAGACGCTCCATGCCAAGTTTTACATTAAGTCCAGTGGACGCTGGAGCAGGGTACCCTGCAGAGGCACAAGTGGTCTGGGAGCTCCTGGTTGCTGGAAGGGAGTGCGGGGAAGCACACAGTGCCTCTGCCCTAAAGAGGCACTAATGGGACACAGCTGTGACCAGactcagccaggccctgcccaggtGGGCATttaccctgcccagcctggctgcctTTCCAAGAGCAAGAGAAAGAGCGGAAATACCAAGGTAGGAGGCATGACTCTTAATTGCCCCATCAGTGAGACTCAGTAGATCTGGCCCTGCTGGAGAGGGGAAGCTGGCAGTGGGAGGGAGAGCTGGGCCGAGCCGGGCCCCTGACCTATGTGGGACCTGACCTTGGCTGGCCCAGAAAAGGGAAAATTCCCTCTGCAACCCAGGTGCCTGCAAGAAACACAAGTACAGCAGTCCCTCTTGAGGGCACCACAATAGCCCTGTTACCCACTAAAGCATCAGGTGGGGTCGCTTGGGGTTTGTCCTGGAGGAGGCCAGTGAGTCTAGCTATTCCTCCCCCAGGCAGGAATGGTGGGGTGAGGCGAGGCTTAGGCTCCATGATTCTCTTCCCCTGGCCTTTTGCCATGCCCTTGGGGCATAATGGGTGTTATGCCACAGTGTTGAGAGCGCCCCCATTATAATTGGGGACGGGTCTGTTGATGTTAGAGACTCACGCACCCCAGCTGTGGGCTAGGGGGCAGCAACCAGTGTATGGCTTTAGAAGGAtatcctgctcctccctcccttgTGTGCTCGGTGAAGACAATACctccaggggtcagggcaggaccTGCAGGTAGCCCATGCTGTCTCCAGTCGCCTTGATCCAGGAGGAAAGTGACCAGCTTAGCAGAGTGATTTTTTTACCTTTCATCCTCCCCACTCTGTGCTCTGACACCTGGGCAGAACTGCCTACCCCTCATACTCTCATCATGAGCCCAGAGTTCctttggcggggagggggggagagaaatggcTGTAACCCCGCAGGAGGAATGTCCGAGGAGAGAGCTATGTGCAGTGTGGTTGTAGCCCTgtgagtcccaggatattaggtgAGAGGTAAGAcctttactggatcaacttctgttggtgagagacaagccactcggagctcttcttcaggtctgggaaaggtaccatAGAGGTGGaactgattgtttagcataagtagttagcacatattgtaaggtggggtaatcaattatttttttgtcaaggtccaaatttcttggtcaaggtacagtccaggtccagactccagagaaaataatgaaaGACAACATAACAATGATGATAAtaagattttggggtctgttcaaaGCATATGGGGATCTAGATTTGGACCGTGCTCTGCCTGTTGACTACCCCtcttgtaagggaccattcaaggtaaagtgaCCTGTTAACACCTGCagccataggacaaaaagagggggtgaGTGGGtgacagattgttgtaataggcCATAAAGGGAGCCTCTTTGCGCTCTGTGATCCGCCCATCTGCTGGCTAACCAGACAGGCTCCTGCTCCTGTTCTGAGCAACTGTGCTAATTCGCCAGGCTGAGACCGGTGAGGCCTGCTGCCTGGGCTCATGCTCGCCTGCCGAGGAGCTGGGTTAGCTTTGATCCTCCCTCTTGTGATTGGAAGGTGGGTTAGAGAATGCATGCAGCTGAATGGTGGGTAGGCCCTAGTGGCGGAGGTAAGTCCAGCATGGATGCTGGTCCCTAAAGCAGACAGTGGGgacctgattctcccctgccttcTACCTGGGCAGTAACTGACACAGGTGCAGAATGGCTATAAAATGCTGTTGTTCAGATTTGCGGTTATTCTCAGTAGTAGCATTAAGCGAAAGCTTAGAGGATCCAACTGAGAGCAGGGCTgccctgtgctaggtgctgcatgaGCACCCAGTGACAGTCCCAGCCACAAAGAACTAACAGGCTAAATAGATGAGATGCACAATGTTTGGGAAAGGGAATAGAGAttgaaagaggggaagtgacttgcccaaggtcccatagcaagtcagtggcagagacataaatagagcccaggtctcctgactcccagttcacaAGGCCACACTGCCTGTCCAGTGGTAGAACTTCACACCCTCTTTGCACAGGTCTGAATGATGGGACCAAGAAAACCAAGCACTGGGAGGTGACAGCACCCAAGTCAGAGAGGCCATCATCGGAAGCCAGGAAGCACTGAATTAGATGGGTTGTTTCAATAAGAATCTTTGCTTTGGTTTTTGAACATGAGTGGCACTGAGGATTCTGCTCTCAGCAGCATTTCAGTCAAATCAGCCCCCGGCCTGTTTTCTTCTTCCAGACGTGGTAATGCTTCCAACTCCCCCGCTCTCCTGGAGTAATGAGTGATACAGCCACTCTGGCATCCAGATGGGCAGGCTCATCTCTGCCTTTTCACTCTCTGTCAGGCTGAATTTTCCACCTCGTTTGCCATGGAAGTTTCTGGCTGTGTTTGTCTGGCTTCTGGGAGCGGTTGGAGTCTTGGAGCTTGTTTTATTCTTCATGccctaaagaaaaaaatcaaatccgtAGTAGGAAACTCAGCAATGGGATCTGGAGCCTTCCTACCCTTGCTTACTGGTATGAGTCCAGCCCAACTTAGTAGGGGTCACAAGGTGTAACCATCGAATCTTCTTTCTGGCAGTGGTCAGCACTAGGTGCTTTAAAGGATGGTGCAAGAAGCCGGCTGGCAGATGTGGGAGAATCTGTCTCATTCTAACCCCTAAGAGAGATTGTCTCAAGCCCTGCAACATACTACTGGTCAGTGGCCTATAGGTTAATATGTTTACGGGTCACAGCCTAATCCTGTAGTGGAGCTGAGGACGGGAGGCtgagctccctccctctctgctgctGATGGGCCTTTCTGGGCAGGGTTGAGGCACTCCGGCTGAGTGCTGAGGAGGGAGCTCACACTGCCTCTGCTGTGGCTAGAAAAGTGGTTCTCGActattgtgggccacatatgcagctctctgtgtgttatgtgggccacatccacacagtacgtatactacctgtatggccctgaggctgTCGCCTcacctgggctgcagctgtgtgctgattgggccaccaGTCTCCAGGACTGTGA
It encodes:
- the CORT gene encoding cortistatin encodes the protein MQLVASLVSVLLVVWSVRASALPGEERAAVASSREQTKARKDMILKMLVGLLDGMDTGREAASTDFEEPLESKLEEERLALGRLSQRDRKAPCKNFFWKTFTSC